From Lytechinus variegatus isolate NC3 chromosome 16, Lvar_3.0, whole genome shotgun sequence, the proteins below share one genomic window:
- the LOC121430331 gene encoding protein crumbs homolog 1-like isoform X4, whose amino-acid sequence MNSSKLLIVVLSILHQPFDAAVGDGTCCSVPQNACPYRIFEHTGEFVQFVAKYLTRDHPEYDVRVPQEAWDKTNMYCAFPACNSNPCQNGGSCKEELDGYSCSCLEAYRGKHCQIPTCYSNPCQNGGSCMEESDGYSCSCLKAYLGKNCQIPMCPADWEYAGTKCFLVTPSVVSYHAAKLHCNSMDAVTMGNGMMEDPALVFIESDEEFAILKTLVDNPWVWLNCIRISGSYICYSDRQITESDYRNWASNQPDNTRDCVPLRMTDGTMHDNRCTYQYTLVCQVTIREK is encoded by the exons TCTATACTCCATCAACCATTCGACG CAGCGGTTGGTGATGGAACATGCTGCTCAGTACCTCAAAATGCATGTCCCTATCGAATCTTCGAGCATACAGGTGAATTTGTTCAGTTTGTCGCAAAGTATTTGACACGTGATCACCCAGaatatgacgtcagagtgccaCAGGAAGCTTGGGACAAAACGAACATGTATTGTGCATTTCCAG CATGTAACTCGAATCCGTGTCAGAATGGTGGATCGTGCAAGGAAGAATTGGATGGCTATAGCTGCTCCTGTCTTGAGGCATATCGTGGAAAGCATTGTCAGATTCCAA CATGTTACTCCAATCCGTGTCAGAATGGTGGATCGTGCATGGAAGAATCGGATGGCTATAGCTGCTCCTGTCTTAAGGCATATCTTGGAAAGAATTGTCAGATTCCAA TGTGTCCAGCCGATTGGGAGTATGCGGGCACCAAATGTTTCCTGGTAACACCCTCAGTCGTGTCTTACCACGCGGCTAAACTCCACTGCAATAGTATGGATGCTGTTACCATGGGTAACGGGATGATGGAGGACCCTGCCCTGGTCTTCATAGAGAGTGATGAAGAGTTCGCCATCTTAAAGACTCTCGTTGATAATCCATGGGTCTGGTTGAACTGTATAAGAATAAGCGGATCATACATCTGCTACAGTGACAGACAAATCACAGAAAGTGACTATCGAA ACTGGGCCTCTAACCAACCTGACAATACCAGAGATTGCGTGCCTTTGAGAATGACAGATGGCACGATGCATGATAATCGATGCACTTATCAATATACCTTGGTATGCCAAGTTACCATAAGGGAGAAATAG
- the LOC121430331 gene encoding protein crumbs homolog 1-like isoform X5, with protein MNSSKLLIVVLSILHQPFDAVGDGTCCSVPQNACPYRIFEHTGEFVQFVAKYLTRDHPEYDVRVPQEAWDKTNMYCAFPACNSNPCQNGGSCKEELDGYSCSCLEAYRGKHCQIPTCYSNPCQNGGSCMEESDGYSCSCLKAYLGKNCQIPMCPADWEYAGTKCFLVTPSVVSYHAAKLHCNSMDAVTMGNGMMEDPALVFIESDEEFAILKTLVDNPWVWLNCIRISGSYICYSDRQITESDYRNWASNQPDNTRDCVPLRMTDGTMHDNRCTYQYTLVCQVTIREK; from the exons TCTATACTCCATCAACCATTCGACG CGGTTGGTGATGGAACATGCTGCTCAGTACCTCAAAATGCATGTCCCTATCGAATCTTCGAGCATACAGGTGAATTTGTTCAGTTTGTCGCAAAGTATTTGACACGTGATCACCCAGaatatgacgtcagagtgccaCAGGAAGCTTGGGACAAAACGAACATGTATTGTGCATTTCCAG CATGTAACTCGAATCCGTGTCAGAATGGTGGATCGTGCAAGGAAGAATTGGATGGCTATAGCTGCTCCTGTCTTGAGGCATATCGTGGAAAGCATTGTCAGATTCCAA CATGTTACTCCAATCCGTGTCAGAATGGTGGATCGTGCATGGAAGAATCGGATGGCTATAGCTGCTCCTGTCTTAAGGCATATCTTGGAAAGAATTGTCAGATTCCAA TGTGTCCAGCCGATTGGGAGTATGCGGGCACCAAATGTTTCCTGGTAACACCCTCAGTCGTGTCTTACCACGCGGCTAAACTCCACTGCAATAGTATGGATGCTGTTACCATGGGTAACGGGATGATGGAGGACCCTGCCCTGGTCTTCATAGAGAGTGATGAAGAGTTCGCCATCTTAAAGACTCTCGTTGATAATCCATGGGTCTGGTTGAACTGTATAAGAATAAGCGGATCATACATCTGCTACAGTGACAGACAAATCACAGAAAGTGACTATCGAA ACTGGGCCTCTAACCAACCTGACAATACCAGAGATTGCGTGCCTTTGAGAATGACAGATGGCACGATGCATGATAATCGATGCACTTATCAATATACCTTGGTATGCCAAGTTACCATAAGGGAGAAATAG